The Muntiacus reevesi chromosome 7, mMunRee1.1, whole genome shotgun sequence genome includes a region encoding these proteins:
- the FBXO34 gene encoding F-box only protein 34 has protein sequence MHLKPYWKFQKEGQPLEIGTDTLRTPMSHQRAISDEECKASCMKSSVFPSASLGKASSRKPLGILSPNVLCSMSGKSPEESSLNVKTKKNAPSATIHQGEEGEGPLDIWAVVKPGNTKEKIAFFAAHQCSNRIGSMKIKSSWDIDGRATKRRKKSGDLKKAKIQLERMKEVNSRCYQPEPFACGIEHCSVHYVSDGGDGTYAGRPLSVIQMVAFLEQRASALLASCAKNCTHSPAVVRFSGQSRGGPPAPEPLSAPGACEEPAERRNPEVGEPQSEPVRVLDMVARLESECLKRQSQREPGSLSRNNSFRRNVGRVLLVNGTQAEESKAEKGALEVPDTQVKTAGSVSVGCSPLRADRCSPQGDQAWDGAPRGCPSLPAGLSLHTDSAELEPDQQTAMKSSNRHDVEMTEELVGPPFPSRTCPQAIELPTDAVDGISEELVPLANQNPDQRKKESLCISITVSKVEKDQPSSSESCEDPLPGMLFFLPSGQHQSDHSQSNEATTEESSEASQLEEVAEGDSASEGKSASVDSFVPLASPVESTLPMLEASSWKKQVSHDFLETRFKIQQLLEPQQYMAFLPHHIMVKIFRLLPTKSLVALKCTCCYFKFIIEYYNIRPADSRWVRDPRYREDPCKQCKKKYVRGDVSLCRWHPKPYCQALPYGPGYWMCCHRSQKGFPGCKLGLHDNHWVPACHSFNRAIHKKAKGTEAEEEY, from the coding sequence ATGCACCTTAAGCCATACTGGAAATTCCAGAAGGAAGGGCAACCTCTGGAAATCGGCACGGACACTCTGAGAACTCCTATGAGCCACCAACGGGCTATCAGCGATGAAGAATGCAAAGCTAGCTGTATGAAATCAAGTGTCTTTCCTTCAGCCTCTCTTGGTAAAGCATCATCTCGAAAGCCTTTGGGAATCCTTTCTCCAAATGTTCTGTGCAGTATGAGTGGGAAGAGTCCTGAAGAGAGCAGCTTGAATGTTAAAACCAAGAAGAATGCACCATCTGCAACAATCCACCAGGGTGAAGAAGGGGAAGGGCCACTCGATATCTGGGCTGTTGTGAAACCAGGAAATACCAAGGAAAAGATAGCATTCTTTGCAGCCCACCAGTGCAGTAATAGAATAGGatctatgaaaataaaaagctCCTGGGATATTGATGGGAGAGCtactaaaagaaggaaaaaatcaggGGATCTTAAAAAAGCCAAGATACAGTTAGAAAGGATGAAGGAGGTCAACAGCAGATGCTACCAGCCTGAGCCTTTTGCATGTGGCATCGAGCACTGTTCTGTGCATTACGTGAGTGACGGCGGGGACGGCACGTATGCCGGGAGGCCTCTGTCGGTCATCCAGATGGTGGCCTTCCTTGAGCAAAGAGCCAGCGCTCTGCTCGCCAGTTGTGCGAAAAACTGCACTCACTCACCGGCTGTGGTGCGGTTTTCCGGGCAATCCAGAGGTGGACCTCCAGCCCCCGAGCCTTTGTCCGCCCCAGGAGCATGTGAAGAACCTGCAGAAAGGAGAAATCCTGAGGTTGGTGAACCACAGAGCGAGCCCGTCCGTGTCCTCGACATGGTAGCCAGGCTGGAGTCCGAGTGCCTGAAGCGGCAGAGCCAgcgggagcccgggagcctctCGAGGAATAACAGCTTTCGCCGCAACGTGGGCCGCGTGTTGCTTGTGAATGGCACCCAGGCTGAGGAAAGCAAAGCAGAGAAAGGCGCCTTGGAGGTTCCTGACACTCAGGTGAAAACTGCAGGGTCTGTAtctgtgggctgcagcccctTAAGAGCTGACCGTTGTTCTCCTCAGGGGGACCAGGCCTGGGACGGTGCACCTCGAGGCTGTCCCTCGTTGCCGGCAGGCCTGAGTTTGCACACGGACAGTGCAGAATTAGAGCCAGATCAACAGACTGCCATGAAAAGCAGCAACAGGCATGATGTGGAAATGACAGAGGAACTTGTTGGGCCACCTTTTCCTTCTCGCACCTGTCCCCAAGCCATTGAATTGCCCACAGATGCTGTTGATGGCATTAGTGAAGAGCTTGTGCCACTTGCTAACCAAAATCCTGATCAGCGCAAAAAAGAATCTTTGTGCATTAGTATCACTGTGTCCAAGGTGGAGAAAGACCAGCCTTCCAGTTCAGAGTCTTGTGAAGACCCACTTCCAGGGATGTTGTTTTTTTTGCCATCTGGTCAGCACCAGTCAGACCATTCCCAGTCAAATGAAGCCACAACAGAAGAGTCTTCTGAGGCCAGTCAGCTTGAAGAGGTTGCTGAAGGTGACAGTGCATCTGAGGGAAAAAGTGCCTCAGTTGATTCATTTGTCCCACTGGCTTCTCCTGTGGAGAGTACATTACCAATGCTTGAGGCATCCAGCTGGAAGAAGCAGGTGTCACATGACTTTCTGGAGACcaggtttaaaattcaacagctTTTAGAGCCTCAGCAGTATATGGCTTTTCTGCCCCACCACATCATGGTGAAAATCTTCAGGTTACTTCCTACTAAGAGTTTAGTGGCTCTTAAATGTACCTGCTGCTATTTCAAGTTCATCATTGAATATTACAATATCAGGCCGGCAGACTCTCGCTGGGTGCGGGATCCACGCTACAGAGAGGACCCGTGCAAGCAGTGCAAGAAGAAGTACGTGAGAGGGGACGTGTCTCTGTGCCGGTGGCACCCCAAGCCCTACTGCCAGGCGCTGCCCTACGGCCCGGGCTACTGGATGTGCTGCCACCGGTCTCAGAAGGGCTTCCCCGGCTGTAAGCTGGGGCTCCACGACAATCACTGGGTCCCTGCCTGCCACAGCTTTAACCGGGCAATCCATAAGAAGGCAAAGGGCACTGAAGCTGAGGAGGAGTACTAA